One window from the genome of Metabacillus flavus encodes:
- a CDS encoding DUF2809 domain-containing protein, which translates to MNRSRIFYGLLLILMVGLGLYSRRLSPFLPEFINTYLGDAIWAAMIFIGFAFLFNRRKTAVIVGAAAFYCLLTECSQLYQAAWMNDIRATSLGGLVLGYGFLWTDLAAYAIGLSVCAGSEYIAKKPSVR; encoded by the coding sequence ATGAACCGTTCCCGGATTTTTTACGGCCTCCTGCTTATTCTTATGGTCGGACTCGGTCTCTATTCAAGAAGGCTCTCTCCATTCCTTCCAGAATTCATCAACACCTACCTGGGAGATGCCATATGGGCGGCGATGATATTCATCGGTTTTGCCTTTCTTTTTAATAGGAGAAAAACAGCGGTCATTGTGGGAGCTGCCGCCTTCTACTGTCTGCTTACAGAGTGCAGCCAACTCTATCAAGCCGCCTGGATGAATGACATAAGGGCAACGTCTCTTGGAGGCTTGGTTCTCGGGTATGGCTTCCTTTGGACGGATTTAGCCGCATATGCCATTGGATTAAGCGTATGTGCAGGCAGTGAATACATAGCAAAGAAACCCTCTGTCCGTTAA
- a CDS encoding LPXTG cell wall anchor domain-containing protein: MSVKKNSGSDKFYNVLDAKISSQGETLFSGPLKSFDLVNPRLLEKGQEETFDITVQFPMSAGNEYQKLRTEAVFSFQAADLVAPASDQDQMGGVNTASNANAQTGLPQTGLPQTGEESPVTIVLSGILMMLLGAVLFFYKKSASHKLGR; this comes from the coding sequence ATGTCGGTCAAAAAAAATTCAGGATCAGATAAATTTTATAACGTTTTAGATGCAAAGATCAGCAGCCAGGGAGAAACCCTATTCAGCGGTCCTTTAAAAAGCTTCGATTTAGTTAACCCAAGATTGCTGGAAAAGGGGCAGGAAGAAACGTTCGATATTACGGTTCAATTTCCAATGAGTGCAGGCAATGAGTATCAAAAACTGCGGACCGAAGCGGTATTTTCCTTCCAAGCAGCAGATCTGGTTGCGCCTGCATCGGACCAAGACCAAATGGGTGGAGTAAATACAGCATCAAACGCCAATGCTCAAACGGGTCTCCCTCAAACGGGTCTCCCTCAAACCGGTGAGGAAAGCCCTGTGACGATTGTACTTTCAGGGATCTTAATGATGCTGCTTGGAGCTGTTCTATTTTTTTATAAAAAGAGTGCCTCTCATAAGCTGGGCAGATGA
- a CDS encoding glutathionylspermidine synthase family protein, whose product MEALPRIRFPQHEKKRQTFYQTIPNFWHDLFGEPYALYDIKKLFRKEAQQIRTVTERIAAIYDKTAPLLRSLPDESMLELGFPEESVPFLRLNPLQNEGVIRRVDLVQTSSGWKHFELNADTPTFIYELFHVNGWAARHFGLEDPNEGCERALQNAIRQAVRELWDQDRAPKVVFTAHADHEEDWHTAAYLGRLFGYPHEILPIHELQLKEGDGIYTPAGVKIDVLYRQTYPIEHLVNDRSEDGSAIGVELLKLVKDGRLAILNPLSSFLLQSKAVQALIWGLHENGHSYYTDIEHEWIRQHFLPTYLEKEPFIQQGKAFVEKPAFGREGDTITVFGGDGAPLAENTLKTYSDSLKVYQEYQELPSAAIETPYGKDQAHLLVGSFVIGKKAEAFGIRAGSAITGNEAYFLPAGIRT is encoded by the coding sequence ATGGAAGCTTTGCCGCGCATCCGTTTTCCCCAGCACGAAAAAAAACGCCAAACTTTCTATCAAACCATCCCAAATTTTTGGCATGACCTGTTTGGAGAGCCCTATGCCCTTTACGATATCAAAAAGCTGTTCAGGAAAGAAGCACAGCAAATCCGGACCGTAACCGAGCGAATTGCAGCCATCTATGATAAAACAGCCCCGCTTCTCCGCTCTTTGCCTGACGAGTCGATGCTCGAACTTGGCTTTCCGGAAGAATCCGTTCCTTTTCTCCGGTTAAATCCCTTACAGAATGAAGGCGTAATCCGGCGGGTTGATCTTGTTCAAACAAGCAGCGGCTGGAAGCATTTCGAGCTGAATGCGGATACCCCGACCTTTATTTATGAGCTTTTCCATGTAAACGGATGGGCTGCCAGGCATTTTGGATTGGAGGACCCGAACGAAGGCTGTGAAAGAGCGCTTCAGAACGCAATCCGACAGGCAGTCCGGGAGCTTTGGGATCAAGACCGGGCGCCAAAGGTTGTGTTCACCGCCCATGCCGATCATGAAGAGGATTGGCATACCGCCGCTTACCTCGGCCGGCTTTTTGGCTATCCTCATGAAATCCTGCCGATCCATGAACTTCAGCTGAAAGAGGGCGACGGAATCTATACTCCGGCAGGCGTGAAAATCGATGTCCTCTACAGACAGACGTATCCGATTGAGCATCTTGTCAATGACAGGAGTGAAGACGGAAGTGCAATCGGCGTTGAATTGCTGAAGCTTGTCAAAGACGGAAGACTCGCCATTCTGAATCCGCTGTCCTCCTTTTTGCTTCAGTCCAAAGCGGTTCAAGCACTCATCTGGGGCTTGCATGAAAACGGCCATTCCTATTACACCGATATCGAACATGAATGGATCAGGCAGCATTTCCTACCAACCTATCTGGAAAAGGAGCCATTTATCCAGCAAGGAAAAGCCTTCGTTGAAAAACCGGCATTCGGAAGGGAAGGCGACACCATCACGGTATTTGGGGGTGACGGAGCACCTTTGGCTGAAAACACGCTGAAAACGTACAGCGATTCCCTTAAGGTTTATCAGGAATATCAAGAGCTGCCGAGCGCTGCCATTGAAACGCCATACGGCAAAGATCAGGCTCATCTGTTAGTCGGTTCATTTGTCATCGGCAAGAAAGCAGAAGCCTTCGGAATCAGAGCCGGAAGCGCCATTACAGGAAACGAAGCGTACTTTTTGCCAGCCGGAATACGTACATAA
- the lepB gene encoding signal peptidase I — protein MNNKMAETPINKSPNSLRGWILFILAMAFIIFVYRCTIGIQLISGNSMNPTIQDRNAVLISKLFFNPDKGDIVIARDPHGYNIIKRVIAVSNDTVSIKDGITYVNGKALVEPYTSGTSEDLEEIKVPENRYFIAGDNRTLGESLDSRDPSVGMIPKENLIGEVLVSLLPSKIL, from the coding sequence ATGAACAATAAAATGGCTGAAACTCCAATCAATAAGAGCCCAAATTCTCTTCGCGGATGGATTCTTTTCATCCTTGCTATGGCTTTCATCATTTTCGTTTATCGCTGCACTATAGGAATACAGCTAATTTCAGGTAACTCAATGAACCCTACCATTCAAGACAGGAACGCTGTATTAATTAGCAAACTGTTTTTTAACCCAGATAAAGGGGATATTGTTATCGCCCGCGATCCTCACGGATACAACATTATAAAGCGAGTGATTGCCGTATCAAACGACACTGTATCAATCAAAGACGGCATAACATATGTGAATGGAAAAGCATTAGTGGAACCATATACATCTGGCACCTCTGAAGATTTGGAAGAAATCAAAGTACCTGAAAACCGATATTTCATCGCAGGAGATAATCGAACTCTTGGAGAAAGCTTGGACAGCCGTGACCCAAGCGTGGGGATGATTCCTAAAGAAAACCTGATAGGTGAAGTGTTAGTTTCACTCCTTCCATCCAAAATCTTATAA
- a CDS encoding HAD family hydrolase → MIPYKVLFLDIDGTIVKPDNTIDTTTKTAIAKVQQKGLTVVLATGRPLHEISPIADELSVTSYIGYNGAYAIHNRQDVFKWAMNEKDVQYFIDTAQSKGHELVLYTHDKNLFTAPDSPRTKQFMEKLHLTKNEALTEASPDGILGITVITDSHQGSIHYQTDHIHLSQVNVEELYHCFDVIREDVNKGVGVKHFLERLNVPVASSIAFGDGMNDKEMLAAVGEGFAMGNAHPDLFAYAKHRTTGVNEAGVSNGLKSLGLLD, encoded by the coding sequence ATGATCCCATACAAAGTCCTGTTCCTCGATATCGACGGAACCATCGTAAAACCGGACAATACCATTGACACAACAACAAAAACAGCCATTGCCAAGGTGCAGCAAAAAGGACTGACGGTTGTCCTGGCGACCGGGCGTCCTCTTCATGAGATTTCGCCTATTGCTGATGAGCTGAGTGTCACCTCTTACATCGGCTACAACGGAGCCTATGCCATCCATAACCGCCAGGACGTCTTCAAATGGGCGATGAATGAAAAGGACGTTCAGTACTTTATCGACACTGCACAAAGTAAAGGACACGAGCTTGTGCTCTATACTCATGATAAAAACCTGTTCACCGCACCTGATTCACCTAGAACAAAGCAATTCATGGAGAAATTGCATTTGACGAAAAATGAAGCCTTAACAGAAGCAAGCCCGGATGGAATTTTAGGGATCACGGTCATCACAGACAGCCATCAGGGGTCCATTCACTATCAAACCGATCACATTCATCTGTCCCAAGTAAATGTCGAGGAGCTTTACCATTGCTTTGATGTGATAAGAGAGGATGTTAACAAGGGCGTCGGAGTGAAGCATTTTCTCGAACGGTTAAATGTGCCGGTCGCGTCCTCCATAGCTTTCGGCGACGGGATGAATGATAAGGAAATGCTCGCTGCTGTTGGAGAGGGGTTTGCGATGGGAAATGCTCATCCGGATTTGTTTGCTTATGCGAAGCATCGGACGACGGGGGTAAATGAGGCGGGGGTTTCCAACGGTCTTAAGAGTTTAGGATTGTTGGATTAA
- a CDS encoding YecA family protein, with protein MSINRNAPCPCGSGKKYKKCCLSKENVVQLTEVKQDRFLQQKEELVLRVSRFFQEHYNHAEIHSFRQEFRERTQNTVPRHIEDSFFEFYLYFLRKTENGKRPIEWFYEENHAHLNADQESMLRTWISLNPRLLQAIDRSEHSILFEDQFTGETFPVPRSPQNTGEFIPWYGTLSMLEPFENQYLFNGLRAFTTPQGIRAAVSMTKELMEKENLPHEEILLHYFPELMAEIVQKESGKLGDDTKVIEQVEVSYKILNDRALIEFLHDHDEFLIDEWAENKLVSWTGDWKMFTDSEMKGTALLGDVYGTMEGHNDILTFTCIGSDHAEGFKNAMKKTGVALSSLDQSSKSITVPFNAEISNMVFYSEQASPEIFAPIAQALLNMDADQKIPAYDNLSLKEMCQQGREADADHWLKNFEHNHAKQMEDGDLTPDFNTIRRELGLQLSPFVTGGEKRTSTLTPASPPGKKSGDLFNEEDIPFYEALGFRPDTIHTFFASDLMNFYREKSTGKSENTIRKYRNNLLDLREILESKSLSSWSDCDESFWNGLFGKDLFALYTQTSKTQLKEFASTMKTLAKWLDDRNGTNLSEDVAKAITETEFV; from the coding sequence ATGTCCATTAATCGTAATGCCCCGTGCCCTTGCGGCAGCGGGAAAAAATATAAGAAGTGCTGTTTGTCGAAGGAGAATGTGGTTCAGCTGACTGAAGTGAAGCAGGATCGGTTTCTGCAGCAAAAGGAGGAGCTCGTTCTTAGAGTGAGCCGTTTCTTCCAGGAGCATTATAATCACGCAGAGATTCATTCCTTCCGCCAGGAATTCAGGGAGAGAACGCAGAATACCGTTCCCCGGCATATTGAGGATTCGTTTTTTGAGTTTTATCTGTACTTTCTGCGGAAGACTGAGAATGGCAAACGGCCTATAGAGTGGTTTTATGAGGAGAACCACGCTCACTTGAACGCTGATCAGGAATCGATGCTGCGCACTTGGATTTCGCTGAACCCCCGTTTGCTGCAGGCTATTGATCGATCCGAGCATTCCATTCTATTTGAGGATCAGTTTACAGGTGAAACGTTTCCGGTGCCGCGTTCACCTCAGAATACAGGGGAGTTTATCCCTTGGTACGGAACACTTTCCATGCTGGAGCCGTTTGAAAATCAATATTTGTTTAATGGCCTGAGAGCATTCACGACTCCACAAGGAATACGGGCAGCCGTTTCCATGACGAAGGAGCTTATGGAGAAGGAAAACCTGCCTCATGAGGAAATTCTGCTGCATTACTTCCCTGAGCTGATGGCTGAGATTGTTCAAAAGGAAAGCGGGAAGCTTGGGGATGACACGAAGGTCATTGAGCAGGTGGAAGTTTCTTATAAAATTTTGAATGACCGTGCCCTTATTGAATTTTTGCATGATCACGATGAATTCCTGATCGATGAATGGGCGGAAAATAAATTGGTTAGCTGGACAGGCGATTGGAAGATGTTCACGGACAGCGAAATGAAGGGCACGGCCCTCCTTGGCGACGTTTACGGGACAATGGAAGGACATAACGACATCCTTACCTTTACTTGCATTGGTTCGGATCATGCGGAAGGCTTTAAAAATGCCATGAAGAAAACTGGGGTGGCGCTCTCCTCCCTGGATCAGTCATCAAAGTCGATTACCGTTCCATTCAATGCGGAAATCAGCAATATGGTGTTCTATTCAGAACAGGCTTCGCCAGAGATTTTTGCTCCGATTGCCCAGGCCCTGCTCAACATGGATGCAGATCAAAAAATTCCCGCTTATGACAACCTCTCTTTAAAAGAGATGTGCCAGCAAGGACGGGAAGCGGATGCTGATCACTGGCTGAAAAACTTTGAGCATAACCATGCGAAGCAAATGGAAGACGGAGATCTGACGCCGGACTTCAATACGATCCGCAGAGAATTGGGTCTCCAGCTTTCTCCTTTCGTAACCGGAGGAGAAAAACGGACATCAACCCTGACACCGGCTTCCCCTCCAGGCAAAAAAAGCGGTGACCTTTTTAATGAGGAAGATATTCCGTTTTATGAAGCATTGGGATTCAGACCGGATACGATCCATACATTCTTTGCATCTGATTTGATGAATTTTTACCGTGAAAAATCCACGGGGAAATCAGAGAATACCATAAGGAAATACCGCAACAATTTATTGGATCTGCGCGAGATTCTCGAGAGCAAATCATTGAGCAGCTGGAGCGACTGCGATGAGAGCTTCTGGAATGGCTTGTTCGGCAAGGACTTATTTGCCCTCTATACTCAAACAAGCAAAACCCAGCTCAAGGAATTCGCAAGCACGATGAAAACTCTTGCGAAGTGGCTCGATGATCGAAATGGAACCAATCTTTCTGAAGATGTCGCAAAAGCGATTACGGAAACTGAATTTGTATAA
- the pepF gene encoding oligoendopeptidase F has translation MKKQLITTVAAAAIAVSAVVPYNVLSTPVAHAEEQAKPNYKNRDEIPVQYKWNLEDMYKSKEAWEADVKKAEDLSAKFKKTYQGGKLGKNVVTLASALKDYSTLSAITDKAYVYANLSFDVNQSNSSLQALTDKAEKMLAKVSENTAWLKPEITSIPTKTMEKILRNKTVAPYKYFLKDMVRTKGHTLTKQEEELLAKVSPLNDTGSGVYAMLAKDVKFPMIKDSSGKDVQLTRSNFISYMESKDRNVRKQAYEAYYQTLGKFQDSFSQTLTAQVKSHNIGAEVRKYKSALEAAVVPNNVPAKVYDQLISSVNKGLPLMHRYMELKKKMLGVDELHMYDIYTPIVEADETYIPYADAEKMVLEGLKPMGEDYVNTLKKAFDQRWIDVYSTDDKATGAYQWGSYGSHPYLLLNYQGTKDDVSTIAHELGHAVHSYMSSEKQNYLNSNYATFTAEVASTLNEALLWNSEYKNAKTKEEKMFLLNQRLENFRTTLFRQTQFAEFEKEIHELDQKGEALNAETYKKVYGDINQKYYGKAMAADEEIPMEWARIPHFYNYNFYVYQYATSFAASTALSKQITDEGAPAVKRVKDNFLTAGGSSDPISILKGAGVDMSTSKPIDQAMQVFEETLNEMEKLMNEK, from the coding sequence ATGAAAAAACAGCTTATAACAACTGTGGCAGCGGCTGCAATCGCCGTTTCAGCAGTGGTGCCGTACAACGTTCTTAGCACTCCGGTTGCACATGCCGAAGAGCAGGCGAAACCGAATTACAAAAACCGTGACGAAATTCCAGTGCAGTATAAATGGAATTTGGAAGATATGTATAAGTCGAAAGAAGCCTGGGAAGCCGATGTGAAAAAAGCCGAAGACTTATCTGCGAAGTTCAAGAAAACCTATCAGGGCGGAAAACTTGGCAAGAACGTCGTGACGCTTGCTAGTGCATTGAAGGATTATTCAACGCTGTCCGCGATTACTGATAAAGCTTATGTTTATGCAAATCTTTCATTTGATGTGAATCAATCGAATTCATCGCTCCAGGCATTAACAGATAAAGCTGAAAAAATGCTGGCAAAGGTTTCAGAGAATACAGCCTGGCTAAAACCTGAAATCACCAGCATCCCGACAAAGACAATGGAGAAAATTCTGCGTAACAAAACGGTTGCGCCATATAAGTATTTCTTAAAGGATATGGTTCGCACGAAAGGCCATACCCTTACAAAGCAGGAAGAAGAGCTGCTTGCCAAAGTATCTCCATTAAATGATACTGGTTCAGGCGTTTATGCGATGCTTGCAAAAGATGTGAAGTTCCCGATGATCAAGGATTCCAGCGGGAAAGATGTACAACTGACGCGTTCCAACTTCATTTCTTATATGGAAAGCAAAGACCGCAATGTTCGCAAGCAAGCTTATGAAGCTTACTATCAAACGCTTGGAAAGTTCCAGGATTCCTTCTCGCAAACATTGACGGCTCAAGTGAAGAGCCATAACATCGGGGCTGAAGTGAGAAAGTACAAATCCGCTCTGGAAGCAGCTGTCGTGCCAAACAACGTACCGGCGAAAGTATATGATCAATTAATTTCCTCGGTTAACAAAGGCTTGCCTTTGATGCACCGTTATATGGAATTGAAGAAGAAAATGCTCGGAGTCGATGAGCTTCATATGTATGACATCTATACACCGATCGTAGAAGCAGATGAAACGTACATTCCATATGCGGATGCAGAAAAAATGGTGCTTGAAGGTCTTAAGCCAATGGGTGAAGACTATGTGAACACGTTGAAAAAAGCTTTTGACCAGCGCTGGATCGACGTTTACTCTACAGACGACAAAGCAACAGGTGCTTACCAATGGGGTTCCTATGGTTCACATCCATACCTGCTGTTAAATTATCAGGGCACGAAGGATGACGTATCAACGATTGCCCATGAATTAGGACATGCTGTGCATTCCTATATGTCGAGCGAAAAACAAAACTATTTAAATTCCAACTATGCAACCTTTACAGCTGAAGTGGCTTCCACTTTGAATGAAGCGCTGCTTTGGAACAGTGAATACAAAAATGCCAAAACAAAAGAAGAGAAAATGTTTTTGCTGAATCAGCGTCTTGAGAACTTCCGTACGACGCTATTCCGCCAAACGCAGTTTGCTGAATTTGAAAAAGAGATTCACGAGCTGGACCAAAAAGGCGAAGCGCTGAACGCAGAAACGTACAAAAAGGTATACGGAGATATTAACCAGAAGTACTACGGGAAAGCGATGGCTGCGGATGAGGAAATACCAATGGAATGGGCCCGTATTCCTCACTTCTATAACTACAATTTCTATGTATACCAATATGCAACAAGCTTCGCAGCTTCAACCGCACTATCCAAGCAAATCACGGACGAAGGTGCACCAGCTGTTAAGCGCGTGAAGGATAACTTCCTCACTGCAGGCGGATCCTCCGATCCAATCAGCATCCTGAAGGGTGCCGGAGTGGACATGTCCACATCCAAACCGATCGATCAGGCTATGCAGGTGTTTGAGGAAACGTTGAATGAAATGGAAAAATTGATGAACGAAAAGTAA
- a CDS encoding class D sortase, protein MRKILSLVLILAGFATALSPQWVSWHSKVQEEHLLSQWKEAKRELADLDQHESAKAFSTTKKILGSLVIEKINLELPIVEGAGQENLKAAAGHITGTAALGEEGNTAIAAHRSRTFGRKFNRLNELKDGDLISVETEQKNLLFNVYKKSIVPPSDTSVLEKQGEGQTLTLITCDPVENPTSRLVIFARLVP, encoded by the coding sequence ATGAGAAAAATTCTGTCTCTTGTGCTAATCCTAGCCGGTTTTGCGACTGCCCTTTCCCCGCAATGGGTGTCTTGGCATTCAAAGGTTCAGGAGGAGCACCTTCTATCCCAATGGAAGGAAGCAAAAAGGGAACTGGCGGATTTGGATCAGCATGAAAGCGCAAAGGCTTTTTCCACTACTAAAAAAATATTAGGCAGTCTTGTAATTGAAAAAATAAATCTGGAGCTTCCCATTGTAGAGGGAGCTGGGCAGGAGAATTTGAAGGCTGCCGCCGGTCACATTACAGGCACGGCCGCACTGGGCGAGGAGGGAAATACGGCCATTGCCGCGCATCGCAGCCGCACATTTGGGAGGAAATTCAACCGGCTTAATGAACTGAAGGATGGTGATTTGATCTCAGTAGAAACGGAACAGAAAAATCTTCTGTTTAACGTTTATAAAAAGTCGATCGTTCCTCCATCTGATACAAGCGTTTTGGAAAAGCAGGGGGAGGGGCAAACCCTAACCCTTATAACGTGCGACCCGGTTGAAAACCCGACGAGCAGACTTGTGATTTTTGCCAGGCTGGTTCCTTGA
- a CDS encoding DUF350 domain-containing protein — protein sequence MESLFHTLTYLVIGLATLLIGAVLFSITTKMSERKQILEEANTAAAIKLGGKMLGLAIVIWAAAQYSLNVVDYSLWSVFGLAAQILSYWIVEHLLFPKISLAKKVEEGNKAVAILLFMISVSVGLIIAGSLSYDAVYEMLKNQ from the coding sequence ATGGAATCATTGTTCCATACCCTTACCTACCTTGTGATCGGCCTGGCAACTCTCCTTATTGGAGCTGTCTTGTTCAGCATCACAACCAAAATGAGCGAACGAAAGCAGATCCTGGAGGAGGCCAACACAGCCGCCGCCATCAAGCTCGGAGGCAAAATGCTGGGTCTTGCCATCGTCATCTGGGCCGCTGCCCAATACTCGCTCAATGTAGTTGACTATAGCCTGTGGAGCGTATTCGGCCTCGCCGCCCAAATTCTATCCTACTGGATCGTCGAGCACCTTCTCTTCCCTAAAATCTCACTTGCTAAAAAGGTGGAAGAAGGGAACAAAGCTGTGGCCATCCTGCTTTTCATGATCTCTGTTTCAGTCGGGCTGATTATCGCAGGCTCGCTTTCTTATGATGCGGTTTATGAGATGCTGAAGAATCAGTGA